In Halarcobacter bivalviorum, a genomic segment contains:
- a CDS encoding nuclear transport factor 2 family protein produces MKAQNYTSFFESINKYTPLKEYAKYFDLNAKFKDPFHEVEGLQNIFRIFLNMYKKLEEPKFKIDEIVENRNIAYIKWTFTFRFKKDKEIQSFEGVSRVVFNEENKVVLHEDFWDAASNLYEKLPFVSLLIRFVKRKIND; encoded by the coding sequence ATGAAAGCTCAAAATTATACCTCTTTTTTTGAATCCATAAATAAATATACTCCTTTAAAAGAGTATGCAAAATATTTTGATTTAAATGCTAAATTTAAAGACCCTTTCCATGAAGTAGAAGGGTTACAAAATATTTTTAGAATTTTTTTAAATATGTACAAAAAACTTGAAGAACCAAAATTTAAAATCGATGAAATAGTTGAAAATAGAAACATCGCTTATATCAAATGGACTTTTACTTTTAGATTTAAAAAAGACAAAGAGATTCAAAGTTTTGAAGGAGTTAGTAGAGTTGTTTTTAATGAAGAAAATAAAGTAGTCTTACATGAAGATTTTTGGGATGCAGCATCAAATCTTTATGAAAAGCTCCCTTTTGTTTCCTTACTAATAAGATTTGTAAAAAGAAAGATAAATGACTAA
- a CDS encoding EAL domain-containing protein, protein MNYSHIEDSYYKDLFDNSPLPMFLIDNGLIVEANNAMIEIFKVNSKEDIYKLHPYQLSPKEQPDGSNSEKKANSLLKECLEEGFIQFEWLHKDLEGKEFLVEITLKTVTIKQKQMLFTTFRSIEKEKAYELNLEKQNEKLKNKNKYFKEINRILKTDHQWEQLIDKIFLLEEFRKALDESSIVSKTDKRGIITYVNDNFCEISGYRREELIGQSHNIIRHPNTKKEFFKTLWRKVMNKEVFKGVIENKKKNGDSYFVDTTIVPILDKNDEIVEFIGIRNDLTEVFEKDKVIYEQFTDDLTSLPNRQRLLDDIKKFIKPKLALINIDRFKDINDAYGFEVGDEILKTLSKRLIKYRSTNLKVYRLSGDVFALLAFGNLSEEELLKTTDTIIHNPLIQKYKIAEYEFDISYSVGLAGEGEKLLTQAEVALQWAKQIHKDIVIFDENMPIYKDLKENIELTKQIKKAIENDKILIYGQKIINNLTGEFKYETLMRLELEDGTIVSPFKFLNHAKKARLYPLMTKAVIEKACNYFKDKDFEFSINLMIEDLKDKKTIDYLIEKLKETNTANRVILEIVESEGIDRFDEVRQFIQKVHKLGCKVAIDDFGTGYSNFEYIIKLKVDILKIDGSLIKNIHINDNLKLTVSTIVNFAKVLNIQTVAEFIHNEEVDNIVKSLKIDYSQGFYHHEPELLN, encoded by the coding sequence TTGAATTACTCTCATATCGAAGATTCTTATTATAAAGATCTTTTTGACAATTCTCCTCTGCCAATGTTTTTGATAGATAATGGATTAATTGTCGAAGCAAATAATGCAATGATAGAAATATTTAAAGTAAATTCAAAAGAAGATATTTATAAACTACATCCTTATCAATTATCTCCTAAAGAACAACCAGATGGTAGTAATTCAGAAAAGAAAGCAAACTCTTTATTAAAAGAGTGTTTAGAAGAAGGATTTATTCAATTTGAATGGTTACATAAAGATTTAGAAGGAAAAGAGTTTTTAGTAGAAATTACTTTAAAAACTGTAACTATTAAACAAAAGCAGATGCTTTTTACTACTTTTAGAAGTATTGAAAAAGAAAAAGCATATGAGCTAAATTTAGAAAAACAAAATGAAAAATTAAAAAATAAAAATAAGTATTTTAAAGAGATAAATAGAATCTTAAAAACTGACCATCAATGGGAACAATTAATTGACAAAATCTTTTTACTTGAAGAGTTTAGAAAAGCATTAGATGAAAGTTCTATTGTTTCTAAAACTGATAAAAGAGGTATTATTACTTATGTAAATGATAACTTTTGTGAAATCTCAGGATATAGAAGAGAAGAGTTAATAGGTCAAAGTCATAATATTATTAGACATCCAAATACAAAAAAAGAGTTCTTTAAAACTCTTTGGCGAAAAGTTATGAATAAAGAAGTTTTCAAAGGTGTTATTGAAAACAAAAAGAAAAATGGAGATTCATACTTTGTAGATACTACTATTGTTCCTATTTTAGATAAAAATGATGAAATAGTTGAGTTTATTGGAATTAGAAATGACCTTACAGAAGTTTTTGAAAAAGATAAAGTAATTTATGAGCAGTTTACTGATGATTTAACTTCCTTACCAAATAGACAAAGATTATTAGATGATATTAAGAAGTTTATAAAACCAAAATTAGCTTTAATAAACATAGATAGATTTAAAGATATTAATGATGCATATGGCTTTGAAGTAGGGGATGAAATTCTTAAAACTCTTTCAAAAAGATTAATTAAATATCGTTCAACTAATCTAAAAGTATATAGACTTTCTGGTGATGTTTTTGCATTATTAGCATTTGGTAATTTATCTGAAGAAGAGTTATTAAAAACTACAGACACAATTATACATAACCCTTTAATTCAAAAATATAAAATAGCTGAATATGAGTTTGATATTTCATATAGTGTAGGTTTAGCAGGAGAGGGAGAAAAACTTTTAACTCAAGCAGAAGTTGCATTACAATGGGCTAAGCAAATCCATAAAGATATAGTTATATTTGATGAAAATATGCCTATTTATAAAGATTTAAAAGAGAATATTGAATTAACAAAACAGATTAAAAAAGCAATAGAAAATGACAAAATTTTAATATATGGGCAAAAGATTATTAATAATCTTACAGGTGAGTTTAAATATGAAACTTTGATGAGATTAGAGTTAGAAGATGGAACTATTGTATCTCCTTTTAAATTTTTAAATCATGCAAAAAAAGCAAGACTTTACCCTCTGATGACAAAAGCAGTAATAGAAAAAGCGTGTAACTATTTTAAAGATAAAGATTTTGAATTTTCTATTAACCTTATGATTGAAGATTTAAAAGATAAAAAAACAATTGATTATTTAATTGAAAAACTAAAAGAGACAAATACTGCAAATAGAGTAATTCTTGAAATCGTTGAATCTGAAGGGATTGATAGATTTGATGAAGTAAGACAATTTATTCAAAAAGTTCATAAACTTGGTTGTAAAGTTGCAATTGATGATTTTGGAACAGGATACTCTAACTTTGAATATATTATTAAATTAAAAGTTGATATTTTAAAAATAGATGGTTCTTTAATTAAAAATATTCATATTAATGATAATTTAAAACTAACTGTATCAACAATAGTTAATTTTGCTAAGGTTTTAAATATTCAAACTGTTGCAGAATTTATTCATAATGAAGAGGTTGATAATATTGTTAAATCCCTAAAAATAGACTACTCTCAAGGCTTTTATCACCACGAACCTGAATTACTGAACTAA
- a CDS encoding NAD(P)/FAD-dependent oxidoreductase yields the protein MKQNRLKIAVLGAGISGLGSAYLLSKKHHVDLYEKSSRLGGHARTTFVKEDNEEFGVDTGFLVFNHETYPLLTKLFRQLNVEIENSDMSFAFWDTKSNTAYNGQNLKGMFFQKKNLFNPSHYIMIKDILKFNKKANEDLENDTKDLDLSLGEYLKPYSNYFKDRYIIPMGASIWSTPTKKMNEFPARAFLNFFKNHGLLGVDTHHQWLTVSGGSINYVNKIALEVSGKIYTNSTVKSIKRENGKVILIHEDLSESIYDKVILAMHAPDALSMLDDPSNDEMNILSSFKYKDNDAVLHTDTKALFPNKKAYAAWNYKTDGKEESVTLSYWLNTLQNLKKKKEYFVSLNETQSLDNVIEKINYSHPQFDLKAIKAQEKRELINGKNNTYYAGAYWRYGFHEDGLYSANTIAKEFGCQL from the coding sequence ATGAAACAAAATAGATTAAAAATAGCTGTTTTAGGAGCAGGAATTAGTGGTTTAGGCTCTGCTTATTTATTAAGTAAAAAACATCATGTAGACCTTTATGAAAAAAGTTCACGACTTGGTGGGCATGCTAGAACTACTTTTGTGAAAGAAGATAATGAAGAGTTTGGTGTAGATACTGGCTTTTTAGTATTTAACCATGAAACTTATCCATTGTTAACTAAACTATTTAGACAACTAAACGTTGAGATAGAAAATTCTGATATGAGTTTTGCATTTTGGGATACAAAGTCAAACACTGCTTATAATGGTCAAAACCTAAAAGGTATGTTCTTTCAAAAGAAAAACCTATTTAATCCAAGTCATTATATTATGATTAAAGATATTTTAAAATTTAACAAAAAAGCAAATGAAGATTTAGAAAACGATACTAAAGATTTAGACTTAAGTTTGGGTGAATATCTAAAACCTTATTCAAACTACTTCAAAGATAGATATATTATTCCTATGGGTGCTTCTATTTGGTCAACACCAACTAAAAAAATGAATGAGTTTCCAGCTAGAGCTTTTTTAAATTTCTTTAAAAACCATGGTTTATTAGGGGTTGATACTCACCATCAATGGCTAACAGTAAGTGGTGGTTCTATAAACTATGTTAATAAAATTGCCCTTGAAGTATCGGGGAAAATATATACTAACTCTACAGTTAAAAGTATAAAAAGAGAGAATGGTAAAGTAATTTTAATACATGAAGATTTAAGTGAATCAATTTATGACAAAGTAATTTTAGCTATGCATGCACCAGATGCACTTAGTATGCTAGATGACCCAAGTAATGATGAAATGAATATTCTTTCGAGCTTTAAATACAAAGATAATGATGCTGTTTTACATACTGATACAAAAGCTTTATTCCCAAATAAAAAAGCCTATGCAGCTTGGAATTATAAAACAGATGGAAAAGAAGAGAGTGTAACCCTTTCTTATTGGCTAAATACTTTACAAAACCTAAAAAAGAAAAAAGAGTATTTTGTCTCTTTAAATGAAACTCAATCTTTAGATAATGTAATTGAAAAAATAAACTATTCTCACCCTCAATTTGATTTAAAAGCTATAAAAGCTCAAGAAAAAAGAGAGCTTATAAATGGAAAAAACAATACTTATTATGCGGGAGCATATTGGAGATATGGTTTCCATGAAGATGGATTATATAGTGCAAATACTATTGCAAAAGAGTTTGGATGCCAGTTATGA
- a CDS encoding SDR family NAD(P)-dependent oxidoreductase: protein METSNKKIWLVGGSSGIGLELSKILLKNSFKLIVSSRETNKNIELLKLKEEYKENLYLLDFDVSNNEDTNKKVKEAWEAFDGLDIWFYNAGAYEVMDMKAWDYNKFAQMNSINYLGAVNIMTEVSKYFLQQKRGKWVWNLSLSTYFGLPKGGGYSAPKTALLNLAQSIYPELKQENIDLQIINHGFVKTRLTSKNSFEMPQLMEADFAAQEIYKAIVKDNSFEIRFPTKLRLFLQFLSIIPYKFSLAITKRMLK from the coding sequence ATGGAAACTTCAAACAAAAAAATCTGGTTAGTTGGTGGAAGTAGTGGTATAGGTTTAGAACTTAGTAAAATTCTTTTAAAAAATAGTTTTAAACTAATAGTTAGTTCAAGAGAAACGAATAAAAATATTGAACTATTAAAACTAAAAGAAGAGTACAAAGAGAATTTATATCTACTTGATTTTGATGTATCAAACAATGAAGATACAAATAAAAAAGTGAAAGAGGCTTGGGAAGCTTTTGATGGCTTAGATATTTGGTTTTATAATGCAGGAGCATATGAAGTTATGGATATGAAAGCTTGGGATTATAATAAATTTGCTCAAATGAATAGTATTAACTATTTGGGTGCTGTAAATATTATGACAGAAGTTTCAAAATATTTTTTACAACAAAAAAGAGGTAAATGGGTTTGGAACTTAAGTCTTTCTACATATTTTGGATTACCAAAAGGTGGTGGATATTCTGCTCCTAAAACTGCTTTATTAAATCTTGCTCAATCAATTTATCCAGAATTAAAACAAGAAAATATTGATTTACAAATCATAAATCATGGTTTTGTAAAGACCAGACTTACAAGTAAAAATAGTTTTGAAATGCCTCAACTTATGGAAGCAGATTTTGCTGCACAAGAGATTTATAAAGCAATTGTAAAAGATAACTCTTTTGAGATAAGATTTCCTACTAAACTTAGACTCTTTCTACAGTTTTTAAGTATTATTCCATATAAGTTTTCCTTAGCTATCACAAAAAGGATGTTAAAATGA
- a CDS encoding phosphate/phosphite/phosphonate ABC transporter substrate-binding protein, with protein sequence MKKIAFLLFIFAISTFAKEITLGVVPQQSPLKLSKKWNQITKYLQEETGINIVFKTEKSIPDFERVLYSGAYDIAYMNPYHFIVANKEQKYQAFTRADKNIEGILLSKDKNFSLDATYLEGKTFLFPAPNAFAATLLTKFEFRTLYNFDIDKKAKVLYVNSHDSVYKGVARGVGDIGGGIVRTYNNFQDKNDKDKIFIVYKTKAYPSHPIAAHPRLDNEVVLKLQKAFLNMPDELKKILSIKNFIITDSKEYEVIKKVKAN encoded by the coding sequence ATGAAAAAAATAGCTTTTTTATTGTTTATATTTGCCATTAGTACTTTTGCAAAGGAGATTACGTTAGGTGTGGTTCCTCAACAAAGCCCTTTAAAACTCTCTAAAAAATGGAATCAAATTACAAAGTATTTACAAGAAGAGACAGGAATAAATATTGTATTTAAAACTGAAAAATCTATACCAGATTTTGAAAGAGTATTATATTCTGGTGCTTATGACATAGCGTATATGAATCCATACCATTTTATTGTTGCAAATAAAGAACAAAAGTATCAAGCTTTTACAAGAGCAGATAAAAATATAGAGGGAATCTTACTTAGTAAAGATAAAAATTTTAGTTTAGATGCAACTTACTTAGAGGGTAAAACTTTTTTGTTTCCTGCTCCAAATGCTTTTGCAGCAACACTTCTAACAAAATTTGAGTTTAGAACTTTATATAACTTTGATATTGACAAAAAGGCAAAAGTTTTATATGTAAATTCACATGATTCTGTATATAAAGGTGTAGCAAGAGGTGTTGGGGATATTGGAGGAGGAATTGTTAGAACTTATAATAATTTCCAAGATAAAAATGATAAAGATAAAATCTTTATTGTTTATAAAACAAAAGCTTATCCAAGTCATCCTATTGCTGCACATCCAAGATTAGATAATGAAGTAGTTTTAAAATTACAAAAGGCATTTTTAAATATGCCAGATGAGTTAAAAAAGATATTAAGTATAAAAAACTTTATTATTACAGATTCAAAAGAGTATGAAGTAATAAAAAAAGTAAAAGCAAACTAA
- a CDS encoding DUF1365 domain-containing protein has translation MKHLIFDGMIYHKRFLPKEHSFKYKFFMLDIDLSSIENLENRLFSYNKFNLFSFYSKDHFGNKKEFLENVDFLLKSFAIKPTKKMRFLTLPRITGFVFNPISVLILFENDKPSFLIAEVHNYNGGRVIYPVKLTSWNGKIFQGKTKKDMYVSPFFKRDGDYEFSLIYDERYLSLDVILFEDEKKKLTSTFTAKSKEFTTQNLTNLFFKHTFLTFWVVTRTIYQSIKLKLLGLKWNKPIQKDTVRRY, from the coding sequence ATGAAACACTTAATTTTTGATGGAATGATTTATCATAAGAGATTCCTGCCTAAAGAGCATAGTTTTAAATACAAATTTTTTATGCTTGATATTGATTTATCTTCTATTGAAAATTTAGAAAATAGACTATTTTCATATAACAAATTCAATCTATTCTCTTTTTATTCAAAAGACCATTTTGGAAATAAAAAAGAGTTTTTAGAAAATGTAGATTTTTTATTAAAAAGTTTTGCAATAAAACCTACAAAAAAGATGAGATTTCTAACTCTTCCACGAATTACTGGTTTTGTTTTTAACCCAATAAGTGTCTTAATCCTTTTTGAAAATGACAAGCCTAGCTTTCTTATTGCAGAAGTTCATAATTATAATGGAGGAAGAGTTATCTATCCTGTGAAACTAACTTCATGGAATGGCAAAATATTCCAAGGAAAAACAAAAAAAGATATGTATGTTTCTCCATTTTTTAAAAGAGATGGAGATTATGAATTTTCACTAATTTATGATGAAAGATATTTAAGTCTTGATGTAATACTTTTTGAAGATGAAAAGAAAAAATTAACTTCAACTTTTACAGCAAAATCAAAAGAGTTTACAACTCAAAACTTAACAAATCTATTTTTTAAACATACGTTTTTAACTTTTTGGGTTGTAACAAGAACAATATATCAAAGTATTAAACTAAAACTATTAGGTTTAAAATGGAATAAACCTATTCAAAAAGATACAGTAAGGAGATACTAA
- a CDS encoding acyl-CoA thioesterase — MSNKIDKSLTMTMLMTPDKANFTGNTVHGGEILKMLDHVAYACAARYCGTYVVTLSVDMVLFKDPIKIGSLVTFHASVNYTGRTSMEIGIKVISEDIKDHTLKNTNVCYFTMVAVDEKGSPLPVPKLEPTTEDEKRRYNDAIKRREIRMSSRHSKHH, encoded by the coding sequence ATGAGTAATAAAATAGATAAATCATTAACAATGACAATGCTTATGACACCAGACAAAGCAAATTTCACAGGAAATACAGTTCATGGTGGAGAGATTTTAAAAATGCTTGATCATGTAGCTTATGCCTGTGCTGCAAGATATTGTGGTACATATGTTGTAACTCTATCTGTAGATATGGTTTTATTTAAAGACCCTATTAAAATTGGTTCATTAGTTACTTTCCATGCTTCTGTAAACTATACAGGAAGAACTTCAATGGAAATTGGTATTAAAGTTATTTCAGAAGATATTAAAGACCATACACTTAAAAATACGAATGTTTGTTATTTTACTATGGTTGCAGTCGATGAGAAAGGTAGTCCACTACCTGTGCCAAAATTAGAACCTACAACAGAAGATGAAAAAAGAAGATATAACGACGCTATAAAAAGAAGAGAAATTAGAATGTCTTCAAGACACTCTAAACATCATTAA
- a CDS encoding ABC-F family ATP-binding cassette domain-containing protein, whose product MVQVVNLKKAFGPRVLFQDINLKLDQGKRYGLIGANGAGKSTFLKILSGEEDATEGEIQIQNGKKVGTLSQNQFAYEGYTLFDTVLLGNKRLYNAIKEKEELYMSPEFTDEVNNRLAELEIICVEEDPTYEYDVKITKILEDLGFPSSEHQNLMSSLTGGDKFKVLLAQVLYPKPDVLFLDEPTNNLDIETIGWLENQLQHHDGTMVVISHDRHFLNAVCTHILDVDYKQIREFTGTYDDWYIASTVLAKQKQADMNKKQKEKEELEKFIARFSANASKAKQATSRQKQLDKLDIGAIEISSRRDPSIIFRQKREVGKELLTVKGICKSYDGQTVLNDISFLVEKGDKIALIGPNGIGKTTLCEILVGNVQADAGEVHWGATIQNGYFPQNATDIIKGDMTLYDWLRSFDRDADINEIRNCLGRMLFNGQEQEKKVESCSGGEKHRMWLSKIMLEQPNFMVLDEPTNHLDLEAIIALGEGLLEYPGSVICVSHDRELLDAYANRIIEIQPDGSIVDFKGSYEEYIESKGA is encoded by the coding sequence ATGGTTCAAGTAGTAAATCTTAAAAAAGCATTCGGACCTAGAGTGTTATTTCAAGATATTAATTTAAAATTAGATCAAGGGAAAAGATATGGTCTTATTGGTGCAAATGGTGCTGGTAAATCTACTTTTCTTAAAATCCTTTCTGGAGAAGAAGATGCTACAGAAGGTGAGATTCAAATTCAAAATGGTAAAAAAGTTGGAACATTAAGCCAAAACCAATTTGCTTATGAAGGGTATACTCTTTTTGATACGGTTTTATTAGGAAATAAAAGATTATATAATGCCATCAAAGAGAAAGAAGAATTATATATGAGTCCAGAATTTACTGATGAAGTAAATAATAGACTTGCAGAGTTAGAGATTATTTGTGTTGAAGAAGACCCAACTTATGAGTATGATGTAAAGATTACTAAAATCTTAGAAGATTTAGGTTTTCCTTCTTCTGAACATCAAAACTTAATGTCTTCATTAACAGGTGGAGATAAATTCAAGGTTTTATTAGCACAAGTTTTATATCCAAAACCAGATGTATTATTCCTAGATGAGCCTACGAATAACTTAGATATTGAAACAATTGGTTGGTTAGAGAATCAGTTACAACACCATGATGGTACAATGGTTGTAATCTCTCACGATAGACACTTCTTAAATGCAGTTTGTACACATATCTTAGATGTTGACTATAAACAAATTAGAGAGTTTACAGGTACTTATGATGATTGGTATATTGCTTCAACAGTATTAGCTAAACAAAAACAAGCTGATATGAATAAAAAGCAAAAAGAGAAAGAAGAATTAGAAAAATTCATCGCTAGATTCTCAGCAAATGCTTCTAAAGCAAAACAAGCAACATCAAGACAAAAGCAATTAGATAAGTTAGATATTGGAGCAATTGAGATTTCAAGTAGAAGAGACCCTTCTATTATCTTTAGACAAAAAAGAGAAGTTGGTAAAGAGTTATTAACAGTTAAAGGAATTTGCAAATCTTATGATGGTCAAACAGTACTAAATGATATCTCTTTCTTAGTTGAAAAAGGTGACAAAATTGCTTTAATAGGTCCAAATGGTATTGGTAAAACAACTCTTTGTGAAATCCTTGTTGGAAATGTACAAGCTGATGCTGGTGAAGTTCACTGGGGTGCAACTATCCAAAATGGTTATTTCCCTCAAAATGCAACTGATATTATTAAAGGTGATATGACTTTATATGATTGGTTAAGAAGTTTTGATAGAGATGCTGATATTAATGAAATCAGAAACTGTCTTGGAAGAATGTTATTCAATGGTCAAGAGCAAGAGAAAAAAGTTGAGTCTTGTTCAGGGGGAGAAAAACATAGAATGTGGTTATCTAAAATTATGTTAGAACAACCAAACTTTATGGTACTTGATGAGCCAACAAACCACTTAGACCTTGAAGCTATTATTGCACTTGGAGAGGGATTATTAGAGTATCCAGGATCTGTGATTTGTGTTTCTCACGATAGGGAATTACTTGATGCTTATGCAAATAGAATTATTGAGATTCAACCAGATGGTTCTATTGTAGATTTCAAAGGTTCTTATGAGGAATATATTGAGTCAAAAGGAGCATAA
- a CDS encoding lipocalin family protein: MKMLFLIILFTLLSFSQASIISPKPVEYVSPKSFAGLWYEIARTYNKFEENCVAATVEYKNINENRLKVFNRCFEYEIGGKLISYTGIVKPLLENNLAQLDKTYYWIFSKEYKIIYLDKSYQTAIMSDESMENLWIMHRKPFMKKENLEELLFFIKNYMDTSKLIFTKQDKNGRYK; the protein is encoded by the coding sequence ATGAAAATGTTATTTCTAATAATTTTATTTACCCTACTATCATTTTCCCAAGCTTCAATTATTTCACCAAAGCCCGTTGAATATGTCAGTCCTAAAAGTTTTGCTGGGCTTTGGTATGAAATAGCAAGAACATATAATAAATTTGAAGAAAATTGTGTTGCTGCTACAGTTGAATATAAAAATATAAATGAAAATAGACTAAAAGTTTTCAATAGATGTTTTGAATATGAGATTGGAGGAAAGTTAATCTCTTATACAGGTATTGTAAAACCACTTTTAGAGAACAACTTAGCACAGCTAGATAAAACATATTATTGGATTTTTTCTAAAGAGTATAAAATTATCTATTTAGACAAATCTTACCAAACAGCAATTATGAGTGATGAATCTATGGAAAATCTATGGATTATGCATAGAAAACCTTTTATGAAAAAAGAGAATTTAGAGGAATTGCTTTTCTTTATAAAAAACTACATGGATACATCAAAATTAATATTTACAAAACAAGATAAAAATGGAAGATACAAATGA
- a CDS encoding MFS transporter translates to MTKLTQIYYSLLAIPLAILGLPLYIYLPTFYAKDIGIDMAIIGITLFLARLFDVFLDPYLGYLSDKSKEIFNSRKPLITIGAILLTISFYLLINPKEEYANLWLFSFSFLVYVAWSMVNIPYLTWSAEISSDYHFKTKLNSVREIGTIIGVLIALLLPFLFSISNNTKEVLDLLFVVFLILFTYFTIVSLLKIKTVITKDSEKFKLSYIKVVYKKLPKIKTLQIGYFFNNLANAIPATLFLLFVEFVIKEPQSSGILLIVYFLAGVLALPIWTIISKRFSKKRVWIYSIILASSSFIFVPFLDENSFIAFLIICIVSGFSLGADLAFPTAIYSDLTQKAEEVKKNCSGLLFGIWAMITKLSLALSVAISFGILGLIEFDKSNPSSESILTLALLYGLAPVILKALAIIFINKYKEDKQ, encoded by the coding sequence ATGACTAAATTAACCCAAATATATTATAGTCTTCTTGCTATTCCACTGGCAATACTTGGACTTCCTTTATATATTTATTTACCAACTTTTTATGCTAAAGATATTGGTATTGATATGGCAATAATTGGTATAACACTTTTTTTAGCAAGATTGTTTGATGTATTTTTAGACCCTTATTTAGGTTATTTAAGTGATAAGAGTAAAGAGATTTTTAATTCAAGAAAACCTTTAATAACTATAGGTGCTATTTTATTAACTATTAGTTTTTATCTACTTATTAACCCAAAGGAAGAGTATGCAAATCTTTGGTTATTTTCTTTCTCATTTTTAGTCTATGTTGCTTGGAGTATGGTTAATATTCCTTATCTTACTTGGTCAGCTGAAATAAGTAGTGATTATCACTTTAAAACAAAACTAAATAGTGTAAGAGAGATAGGTACAATCATTGGTGTACTAATAGCTTTACTTCTTCCTTTTTTATTCTCTATTTCCAATAATACAAAAGAGGTTTTAGATTTATTATTTGTTGTTTTTCTTATACTTTTTACTTATTTTACTATTGTTTCCTTACTTAAAATAAAAACAGTTATTACAAAAGATAGTGAAAAGTTTAAACTCTCTTATATAAAAGTTGTTTACAAAAAACTACCTAAAATTAAAACCTTACAAATAGGATATTTTTTTAATAATCTTGCAAATGCAATTCCTGCGACACTATTTTTGCTTTTTGTAGAATTTGTAATAAAAGAGCCTCAATCAAGTGGTATTCTTTTGATAGTATATTTCTTAGCAGGAGTTTTAGCATTACCTATTTGGACAATTATTTCTAAAAGATTTTCTAAAAAAAGAGTCTGGATTTACTCTATTATTTTAGCTTCAAGCTCATTTATTTTTGTTCCTTTTTTAGATGAAAATAGTTTTATTGCTTTTTTAATAATCTGTATAGTTTCAGGTTTTTCTTTAGGAGCTGATTTAGCTTTTCCAACAGCAATCTATTCTGATTTGACACAAAAAGCAGAAGAAGTAAAAAAGAATTGCTCTGGTTTACTCTTTGGAATTTGGGCTATGATTACTAAATTATCACTTGCTCTAAGTGTTGCCATATCTTTTGGTATTTTAGGTTTAATTGAGTTTGACAAAAGTAACCCTAGTTCTGAATCTATTTTAACCCTTGCCTTACTTTATGGTTTAGCTCCTGTAATTTTAAAAGCCCTTGCAATTATTTTTATAAATAAATACAAAGAAGATAAACAATAG